CCGAATGTGTTTACGAATCGCTCGTGCTTCCATGTCTCGATGTCCTTACAGGTTCGTCGTCTTAGGCCGCGCAGCACGCGAGGCCGCGAAGGGTCGTCGGTCCGTCCCGAGTCCGTTACGGGCGGCGCGTGCGCTTGTCCACCTTCGACTTCGCATGCCCCTTGAAGGTACGCGTCGGAGCAAACTCCCCGAGCTTGTGCCCCACCATGTTCTCCGTGACGTACACGGGGATGAACTGGCGTCCGTTGTGGACGGCGAAGGTGTGGCCGACGAAGTCCGGAGTAATGAGGGAGTCGCGACTCCAGGTCTTGACGACCTTCTTCTTGTTGGACTCGTTCAGCGCGTCAACTTTGCGCTGAAGCTTGTAGTAAACGTATGGTCCTTTACGTAGAGAACGGGGCATGTCGGGTGTGGCTGCTAGTGTTCGGCGTATGTCGGGACGGCCGGGGCCGCTGCGGGATACAGGCTGCCGAGAAGCGGGCCAGAATGCCCGCCCGCTCGGCAGATGATTTACTTCCGCTTGCGGTTCTTCTTCTCGGTCCGGCGCCGAATGATGTACTTGTTGGAGTCCTTGTTGCGCTTGCGAGTCTTGTAGCCCTTCGCAGGCACGCCCTTACGGGAACGCGGGTGTCCACCGGAGGCTCGCCCCTCACCACCACCCATCGGGTGATCAATCGGGTTCATTGCGACGCCTCGTGTGCGGGGACGGCGACCGAGCCAACGTTTACGTCCAGCCTTGCCAAGCTGGAGGTTCATGTGGTCGACGTTACTGGTCGTACCAACCGTGGCGCGGCAACTTGCTGGGACGCGACGGGTCTCACCCGACGGTAGCGAGAGCGTGGCGTACTTGCCCTCGCGCGCCGTCAACTGCGCTTCGGTTCCGGCGGCGCGTGCGAGCTGCGCACCCTTCCCCGGCTTCATCTCGATGCAGTGGACGACCGTACCGAGCGGGATGTCACGGAGCGAGAGGCAGTTTCCAAGTTCCGGCTCCGCCTGCGGACCGCTCATGACTGTCTGGCCAACCTCGATTCCGTCCGGCGCGATGATGTATCGCTTCTCACCATCGGCGTAGACGAGAAGAGCGATCCGGGCCGAGCGGTTCGGATCGTATTCAATCGTCGCGACGCGGGCGGGAATACCGTCTTTGTCGTTCCGCTTGAAGTCGATCTTACGGTAGCGGCGCTTGTGTCCACCACCACGGTACCGCATGGTCATGCGGCCCTGGTTGTTGCGACCTCCGCTCTTCTTGAGCGGCTCCAGCAGGCTCTTCTCCGGCTCCGAGGTCGTGATCTCGTCGAAACCTGAGACCGAGTACTGGCGCTGGCTGTTGGTCGTCGGCTTGCGCTTTTTAATCGGCATGGTGATTCAAGTGGCTTCAGTCTCGTCGTTCTCGGCGCAGTGCGCGGTGCGCATGCTACCGTTGTGTCGCTGAGACAGGGTGAGCAAAGAGTGTCGCGGGCGTGCTCCGGGCCGTACGGCTCCGTCCGAGCGGGATTACATATCCGGGCTAATCTCGATCTGCTCGCCGTCGGGGTCGAGGGTGATGACGGCTTTCTTATAGCCGGACGTGCGGCCTTCGATCATCTTCCCCTGGCGGAACTGGCGCCGACGTTTGCCCGGCACCACCATGGTGCGAACATCGGTGACGATGGTCCCCGGGAAACGATTCTCCACGGCACTACGAATTTCCGGCTTCGACGCCTTCAGGTGGACGACGAACGTGTACTTTCCGTCCTGTTGGAGCTGATACGATTTCTCCGTCAGGTGCGGTCGGATGAGGACGCGTTTGCTCATGACTCGGCGAATGACTATGGATCAATGGGTGGTGCGGGGCATCCCCACACGCGTCGGTCGGTTGAGGCGGTCGCTTACGCAGGCTGCGCGACAGAGAGCACGCGGGTGATCTCTTCGAGAGCGCCTTCCTGCAGGACGATGGCCTCAGCGTCCAGAATATCGATGGTGTTCAGGCTTCCGGCCTCCTGCACGTTTACTTTCGGCAGGTTCCGCGCGGAGCGGTACAAGGTCGGCTGGTTCCCGCCTGTGACGATCAGCACCTTGCTGTCCGCGAGGTCGAGGCTATCGAGCATGTTCGAGACCGCCTTGGTGCTCGGCGTGTCGAGCTCGAAATCTTCGACGACATGGATGGCTTCGTCCTGCACCTTGTAAGACAGTGCAGAGCGGCGCGCGAGGCGCTTCGTCTTCTTGTTCAGGTTCTGGCGGTAGTTCCGCGGCTGCGGACCATGAGCACGACCTCCACCACGCCGGATCGGCGACTTCGCGTCACCAACCCGGGCATTACCCGTGCCTTTCTGGCGGTAGAGCTTCCGGGTGGACCCGCGAATCTCGCTGCGCTGCTTCGTCTTCGCGGTCCCCTGGCGCTTATGGGCTTGGATCCGCCGGACGTCCAGCCAGATCACGTGGTCGTTGGGCTCGATCTCGAAGATCGTCGGGTCGAGCGTCACCGAACGCCCCGAGGCCGCCCCGTCATCTTGAAGAATTTCGACTTCCATCGTGCTATCGTTTGAGGTTCTCAGTCCGTCGCTGCGCGAGAGCTGCGGTGCCAGTATCCGGCATCATTCCGCCTGCTCTCGGATCGCTGCTGTATGTCGAATCGCGGCGCCCCGCGCTGAGCCAAGCAAGCCCGGGAGGGCGTTGTGCTCGGCAGGCACTCGTTGGGAAACGGGCACTCGTACCGCGGGTTGGCGGCGCCGTGGTTATTTCTCGTGAAGCTTCTTCTTGTGAATCTCCACGTAGCTGTTTTTGGCACCAGGCACAGATCCTTTGATCAGGATCGCATCGTGGTCGGGCATCACCTTCACCACCTGCAGGTTCTGAACCTTCGTCCGGTCGCTGCCCATCCGTCCCCCCATTCGCGTGCCTTTAAAGACGCGAGAGGGATCCGCGGAGGCACCAATCGAACCGGGGTGTCGCTGCTGGTCCGACTGTCCGTGCGTTCGCATACCGACACCGCCGAAGCCGTGGCGCTTCACAACGCCCTGGAAGCCTTTACCTTTGGACACGCCGACGACGTCGACGGTCTCACCTTCCTCGAACAGATCCTCGACCCGAACTTCGTCGCCGAGTTCGACCTCGTGCGAGAAGTTGCGGAACTCGGCGAGGGTGCGTTTCGGCTCCGTGCCAGCAGAAGCAAAGTGCCCCTGCATGGCTTTGGTGGTGTTCTTTTCCTTCTTCGTGTCGAAGGCGAGCTGGACGGCGTCGTAACCGTCGGGGCCGTCTTCCGTCTTGACCTGGGTCACGACGTTCGGGCTGGCTTCGATCACCGTGCAGGCAATGTTATTGCCTCGGTCATCAAAGACGCTCGTCATTCCGACTTTCTTTCCGATCAGTCCGCTACTCATGGTCGTGAATCGTTTCGTAGGGTGGTGCCAATGGCGATGGTTCGGAGCCGGGAGCGGCTGCGGCGGTGAGCCTACAGCCGTTCAAGCCGAAGTTCAACGGATTGCGATTCCGCCCAGCTACCCTGTGGCAGAAGCGTTTCGAGCAATCCGTCGGCCCCGGTGTTGGGACCCGGCGGAACCGTCAATGTCGCTCGGCGGCTCTGTGTAATGTCGTACGTCAGTAAAACGGGGTCGGGAAGGCCACTCGTGAGAGCAATGCTCTCTACATCGAGGAGCTGAACGCGTCCCGATACCGCTAGTATTTCCCGGGCATCTTGCGTTCCCTGCAGGTCATACGTCCGTCCTGCCGTGGAGTCCGCAAATGTCATCTGAAGCGAGTCGTATCGTGTGCCGATCTCCGTCGTGTAGGAGACGCCGCTCGCCCGGAGGCTCACGACTTCCCACGTTCCGGTGAGGGCTCGATACTGGCTCTCACTTTTGCTCGTCCCGCTATCGCACCCGGCCCAGCATGCAGCAAGGGCCAGCAGGATAGCAACTCGGATCAATCCGTAGCCGCATGTGTGCGCGGCGGGATCGAACAGGCCAGTAAAGCCAGGCCCGGGCGGTCGTCGTCGGGTCACACCTTGATCTCCACGTCGACTCCACTGGGGAGCTCGAGCTTCATCAGGGCGTCGACCGTGTCGCTGCTCGACGAAAGAATGTCAATCAGGCGCTTGTGGTGCCGCCGCTCGAACTGCTCGCGGCTCTTCTTATCCACGTGCGGACCACGCAGCACGGTGTATACTTTCTTCTCCGTGGGGAGCGGAATCGGGCCGCTGACCACGGCACCGGTCTGCTTCACCGTGCGGATGATCTTCTCCGCGCTCTTGTCGATGAGCGTGTGGTCGTACGATTTCAGCTTGATGCGAATCTTCTGCTGCGTAGCCATGTATTCGGGTCGATTTTCAAACGTCGAAGGTGGAGGACAGCGGCGGTCCGTTCTGCTCGACCGCCGCCGTCGCTCTCAACCGACATTACTTCGTTAGTCGAGGATTTCCGTGACAACGCCGGCGCCGACCGTGTGGCCGCCTTCGCGAATCGCA
This DNA window, taken from Longibacter salinarum, encodes the following:
- the rpsS gene encoding 30S ribosomal protein S19 — its product is MPRSLRKGPYVYYKLQRKVDALNESNKKKVVKTWSRDSLITPDFVGHTFAVHNGRQFIPVYVTENMVGHKLGEFAPTRTFKGHAKSKVDKRTRRP
- the rplB gene encoding 50S ribosomal protein L2, whose amino-acid sequence is MPIKKRKPTTNSQRQYSVSGFDEITTSEPEKSLLEPLKKSGGRNNQGRMTMRYRGGGHKRRYRKIDFKRNDKDGIPARVATIEYDPNRSARIALLVYADGEKRYIIAPDGIEVGQTVMSGPQAEPELGNCLSLRDIPLGTVVHCIEMKPGKGAQLARAAGTEAQLTAREGKYATLSLPSGETRRVPASCRATVGTTSNVDHMNLQLGKAGRKRWLGRRPRTRGVAMNPIDHPMGGGEGRASGGHPRSRKGVPAKGYKTRKRNKDSNKYIIRRRTEKKNRKRK
- the rplW gene encoding 50S ribosomal protein L23 produces the protein MSKRVLIRPHLTEKSYQLQQDGKYTFVVHLKASKPEIRSAVENRFPGTIVTDVRTMVVPGKRRRQFRQGKMIEGRTSGYKKAVITLDPDGEQIEISPDM
- the rplD gene encoding 50S ribosomal protein L4 gives rise to the protein MEVEILQDDGAASGRSVTLDPTIFEIEPNDHVIWLDVRRIQAHKRQGTAKTKQRSEIRGSTRKLYRQKGTGNARVGDAKSPIRRGGGRAHGPQPRNYRQNLNKKTKRLARRSALSYKVQDEAIHVVEDFELDTPSTKAVSNMLDSLDLADSKVLIVTGGNQPTLYRSARNLPKVNVQEAGSLNTIDILDAEAIVLQEGALEEITRVLSVAQPA
- the rplC gene encoding 50S ribosomal protein L3, with the translated sequence MSSGLIGKKVGMTSVFDDRGNNIACTVIEASPNVVTQVKTEDGPDGYDAVQLAFDTKKEKNTTKAMQGHFASAGTEPKRTLAEFRNFSHEVELGDEVRVEDLFEEGETVDVVGVSKGKGFQGVVKRHGFGGVGMRTHGQSDQQRHPGSIGASADPSRVFKGTRMGGRMGSDRTKVQNLQVVKVMPDHDAILIKGSVPGAKNSYVEIHKKKLHEK
- the rpsJ gene encoding 30S ribosomal protein S10 is translated as MATQQKIRIKLKSYDHTLIDKSAEKIIRTVKQTGAVVSGPIPLPTEKKVYTVLRGPHVDKKSREQFERRHHKRLIDILSSSSDTVDALMKLELPSGVDVEIKV